From a single Lytechinus variegatus isolate NC3 chromosome 9, Lvar_3.0, whole genome shotgun sequence genomic region:
- the LOC121421240 gene encoding uncharacterized protein LOC121421240: MTVDPKIWSNYGTFNVRIKDNVDTAALRYNTELEKLLNIHAPPRTRKRVIESEKRDSFRKLDHVRALSIQTSSGQPIWVSFCQLKNTSWILQTSSTAKFTPDELFNYADPYPPSVTFALSNPTTNLMSADAFVQCMVVVHEGSSANYQDADVTTFVQLVGDVTVAKSGQFQSQSLGRASAKRLPMLTVPQTVVTPPSSDGSGQTSMSLHSSQISSDCTSVSPQPVPDVDRKSVVLLNSYDAQSDTAKARFEDIYVSYKALAELCLMLQASMTGSSEKDWMTFATKIGLSVEQVDRMSDRYNFQSPLSIIHLFFGTCPAATSCCPSTSPREKARALLVRLISVFQEMKRDDLTHVVRRELTRIDQEIDRYSKFLFEGGQFEIRTNVGGAVTTNRTRPRHSFSDGDVTVLTPSAESFKGRLNDIVCWFKSKSSDVFKFTGSSKETTAEQIYEVPRSNFSVFEDGNTYEALVPLKGRKNSNSDKRKEKAKQNEYN; the protein is encoded by the exons AGAGTAATCGAATCAGAGAAGCGAGACTCATTCCGTAAGCTAGACCACGTGAGGGCGCTGTCCATCCAGACGTCTTCAGGTCAACCTATCTGGGTGTCATTCTGTCAGTTGAAGAACACATCTTGGATCCTCCAGACTAGTTCAACCGCG AAATTCACACCGGACGAGCTGTTTAACTACGCCGATCCGTATCCACCCTCTGTGACCTTTGCCCTGTCAAATCCGACCACCAACCTCATGTCCGCCGATGCGTTCGTCCAGTGCATGGTTGTCGTCCACGAGGGATCCTCAGCAAACTACCAGGATGCTGACGTCACCACTTTTGTTCAGCTGGTGGGTGACGTCACCGTGGCAAAGAGTGGCCAGTTCCAAAGT CAATCACTTGGACGGGCATCTGCAAAACGTCTACCAATGCTGACTGTACCTCAAACTGTGGTTACCCCGCCCTCTAGTGATGGATCCGGTCAAACATCCATGTCATTACATTCCTCCCAGATATCATCAGATTGCACCTCCGTGTCGCCGCAACCTGTTCCGGACGTCGACCGGAAGTCGGTGGTGCTGTTGAACTCGTATGACGCACAGTCCGACACGGCGAAAGCCCGCTTTGAAGATATCTACGTGTCCTACAAAGCTCTCGCCGAACTCTGCTTGATGCTGCAAGCTTCCATGACTGGATCCAGCGAAAAAGACTGGATGACCTTCGCAACCAAGATTGGTCTATCAGTGGAACAG GTTGACAGGATGTCCGACCGTTACAACTTCCAGTCCCCACTTTCCATCATCCACCTCTTCTTCGGCACATGCCCGGCGGCGACGTCCTGTTGTCCGTCGACGTCTCCCCGTGAGAAAGCTCGAGCACTACTCGTACGCCTCATCTCTGTCTTCCAGGAAATGAAACGAGACGACCTGACCCACGTTGTCCGGCGCGAGCTGACGCGCATCGACCAGGAAATCGACCGATACAGCAAGTTTCTCTTCGAAGGCGGCCAATTTGAGATTAGAACAAACGTGGGTGGCGCTGTTACCACGAACCGGACACGTCCGCGACACTCGTTCAGCGACGGGGATGTCaccgttttgacaccctcagcAGAGAGCTTTAAAGGGAGGCTAAATGACATTGTCTGCTGGTTCAAGAGCAAATCATCTG ATGTCTTCAAATTCACTGGAAGTAGTAAGGAAACGACTGCGGAACAGATCTACGAAGTCCCGAGGTCGAATTTCAGCGTGTTTGAAGACGGGAACACGTATGAAGCACTCGTCCCTCTCAAAGGGCGGAAAAACTCGAACAGCGataagaggaaagaaaaggcaaaacaaaatgaatataattaa